In Cytophagia bacterium CHB2, the DNA window ATTGCCGGAAAGAACGTTTCTTTCCTCCGGCGTTGGCCCGCCGATGCGTATGCCGGAGATGAAGTTGGCTGCAGAGATGCCCCACATGCGATTAGGATGCGCGGTTGCGCCATCCGGTGCGAGGCCGACGAAACAACCGGTGATGAAGTTATCATTCACGCGATCACCACCAATGCCAACGCCGATGCTGAAACCTCCTATCGCCAACCCGTGAATATGATTCGCTGCTGACCCTATGCCAATACCGTGCGAATAAGCATTCGGATCGATCAAGTTTCCATCCAAGAAGATTTCGGGGCCTGCCGCATTCGTATTGCCAGTGAATGCGGTTTGAGATGCGCCATCGATAGTGGTGCCATCATCTCCCAGAATCGGCAACTGCTCAGGATGCGGCTGTATGGTAAAAAGAGAACCATCAAAACCCGCATCTGAGGTCGGAATGTTGAATCCAATCACATTCGGACCGGCAGAGTTGTTTGCCGCGGTAATGGCTTCCCGCAACGAGACGACGCCATCCGGGCCGGGCAAATCGCCCACTTGCTGGGCTCCGTCAAAATCAGCAACATCGGAAGCGGTAGTGACGACGATGTCAGGCGGGCTAATAAGGATCGAGGGCAATGGACCTTTCCCAAAATCGTGATTTTCAATCGTCGCATCAACTCCAGTAGGTGAATCCTGCTCAAGCTTTTCGCACCCGAACAACGCCAACAGGGTAATCGCGAACAGAACAATCGCCCAGCCGTGGAATCTGTTTGGCCTCATCTTACTTCACTCCTCTTTGATTTAAAGTTCGGAACAGCACACATCGTATGGCCGTTGCGTATTTTTCATGTCGCCTCCATTTTTCGAGTCCAAATAGAGGCGACATGGTTTGAAGAAATACAGAAGCAGGGGATTTAGACAGCAGAGTTTTTTTCAACGTATCAGGCTCATCTTCCTCACCTGCGAGAACTCGCCCGCACGCAGTTGATAGAGATACACGCCGCTTGTGACCGGGTCGCCATACTCGTCTTTCCCATCCCACAATACGCTGTGATAACCCGCTTCGTAGGACGCATTCACCAGCGTACGAATTTTTTCACCGAGCACGTTGAAGATGCTCACCACAACTTGGCTGGCCTCCGGCAGCGCAAAGCGAATCTCGGTTTCAGGGTTGAAGGGATTCGGATAATTCTGTTCCAACCGATAGTCGGTTACCGGTTCCTGATTGCCAGCGACCTCAGGATCATTGCTGTCGAATTCCTTTGGCAAATTGCCCGGCCCGGGCAAAGAACTCGGCGAATCATGAGGCAGGAACAAGCAATCGCGTTCCACCAAAATTTCTTTTGCACAGAGAGCGCCGCGCAGTTGGCTGTTCTTCTCCAGCGCCACTTTTGCATACGGCGCGTTGAAGTTGCCGAGGCAATACGCTTCTTTGCCGAGACTCACCGCCGTGCTTTGCAGCGAGTTGAACGTCACGAGCTTGCTGTCACTCTCGCCATTGGGCAACAGTTGAATGGCGACTTCTTTGCCCAATTGCAGTTTCTTGACGACGTTGATCGTTGCTTCCTCACCACTGGCGAGATTGATCTCAATAACGGCTTCGGAGCCGCTATAACGTAGCTCATTGATGAAATACGCGCCGCTGGTGAGCTTGAGCGTGCCGCCGCTTTTCAGCGTAACGACGTTGTATGAACCGGGCGGCAACGCAAGCACTCCGCCGCTAGGAACAGTTTTGTTTGCGCCGCCCGCGGAATAACTCAAGCACGGCAACGGCTCGATATTGACCGGCCCGATCGTGCGTGTGCCGTTGATCGTGCCAGAATTGCTGATCGCCGTGGCCGAGGTGACGTCGCCGTTAATGGTGTTCTCTTTGAGAATCGTAATCTTACCCACGGCCGTGAGGTTGGAGTTGTAAGTGCTCGGATCGCCTTTCTCCACGGTGAGCGTGCCGTTGGAATGCATGTCTCCCGCGGGCGCGTCTTGTTTGGTGCGTTTGAGGGTGATTTTGTCGGCGAGGAAGACGAAAGATTTTACTTCAGGCCCCTGTTCATAGAGCCAGGTCTCATCATCGAATTCACCGTCGTATCCGCCAAAAAGCAGCACACGATTGCTGCCAATGTCGGCCATGGCATGTTCTACACGCGCGGTCGGACTGGCTGACGGGCTCTGTTTCATCCATGTGTTATCGCTGAGATCATAAACCCAAGTCTCTCCGTCGATACCGAAGACAAAATTCCAGCCAAACAACAGTACTTGATCACCGCCGAAATAAGCCATCGCATGCTCGAATTGCGCCGCGGGGCTAGAGGCTGGCAATTTCTGCGTCCAGGCGTTATCGCTGACGTCATAGACCCACGTTTCATCGTTTTCTTCATACCCGCCGAATAGCAGTACTTGATCATCACCGATATACGCCATGGCCTGATCATATCGCGGCGATGGGCTTGTGGGCGGGAATTTCTGCGACCAGGCGTTATCGCTGAGGTCATAAATCCAGGTCTCATTGTCTCTGCTACCGCCGATATTCACCCCACCAAACAACAGCAACTGATCATCGCCAAGATATACCATTCCATGCTCGACTCGTCCCGAGGGACTGGCGCTGGGGAATCTTTGCGTCCAGGTATTCTCGCTCAGATCATAAAGCCAGGTATCATTGCTGTAAACGCCGGTGTACCCGCCAAACAACAAAACCTGGTCCCCGCCAATATACGCCATCGCATGGCTTTCACGCGGTGAGGGGCTTGCGGCTGGGGCTTTCTGCGTCCAGGCATTATCGTTAAGGTCATAGACCCAAGTTTCACCGTCAGATGAAAAACTTGTCAGGATTCCGCCAAATAGCAGCACCTGATCGCCACCGATATAAGCCATGTCATGATTAAATCGCAGCGAGGGTTTTGTTGCGGGATTTTTTGCAGTCCAATCGTCCATAGCGTGAACGACGCCGGCCAGAGACATGCAAAGCCAGAACAACGTGCGCACAAAAGTTTTCATCGGAGAATTCTCCTCATTTAAATTCGTGGGTGGCAAATATTTTAATTCAAAGCGTCATGATAGCTCTAAAAAAGCTCGGACAGACCTCAAGGCGGCGGCTCCGCGCATTGTTCCCGCCAGCGCGTCGCGCTACGGATCATGACGTCATAGGGTTTAAGGTTGTGTGTGAACTCATCATCCGAGGCAGATATTTCATTCGGATTGGCAGGATCCCCGCAGGGACTTTTGGTTTGAGGTGTTTTGCTCCCCGCTGGTGTTGCACCTGTGGCAGGCAATACCAACAAAACGATTGAAGAGGATAAACAATTCATGGCCTGACCTCCTTGCCGCATACAACTTGAAGGAGGTGGGATAAAACAGAAGAGCTAATCTTGCTCCGCGAATATTTGCTGCTGCAATATCACAAAGTAAAAAATCTCCATGCTATTTT includes these proteins:
- a CDS encoding T9SS type A sorting domain-containing protein, whose protein sequence is MKTFVRTLFWLCMSLAGVVHAMDDWTAKNPATKPSLRFNHDMAYIGGDQVLLFGGILTSFSSDGETWVYDLNDNAWTQKAPAASPSPRESHAMAYIGGDQVLLFGGYTGVYSNDTWLYDLSENTWTQRFPSASPSGRVEHGMVYLGDDQLLLFGGVNIGGSRDNETWIYDLSDNAWSQKFPPTSPSPRYDQAMAYIGDDQVLLFGGYEENDETWVYDVSDNAWTQKLPASSPAAQFEHAMAYFGGDQVLLFGWNFVFGIDGETWVYDLSDNTWMKQSPSASPTARVEHAMADIGSNRVLLFGGYDGEFDDETWLYEQGPEVKSFVFLADKITLKRTKQDAPAGDMHSNGTLTVEKGDPSTYNSNLTAVGKITILKENTINGDVTSATAISNSGTINGTRTIGPVNIEPLPCLSYSAGGANKTVPSGGVLALPPGSYNVVTLKSGGTLKLTSGAYFINELRYSGSEAVIEINLASGEEATINVVKKLQLGKEVAIQLLPNGESDSKLVTFNSLQSTAVSLGKEAYCLGNFNAPYAKVALEKNSQLRGALCAKEILVERDCLFLPHDSPSSLPGPGNLPKEFDSNDPEVAGNQEPVTDYRLEQNYPNPFNPETEIRFALPEASQVVVSIFNVLGEKIRTLVNASYEAGYHSVLWDGKDEYGDPVTSGVYLYQLRAGEFSQVRKMSLIR